One genomic segment of Blattabacterium sp. (Blaberus giganteus) includes these proteins:
- a CDS encoding A/G-specific adenine glycosylase, translating to MDFNKKIINWYKKNYRKFPWRETKNPYYILVSEFMLQQTRTSQTIKYYLNFIKEFSSLEKLAKAEEKDVLKKWEGLGYYSRAKYLHSFAIKLKNEKIFFPKKYQELIKYKGIGPYTAAAIASICFHEVIPAIDGNACRVFSRYLGIYNDITSTTTKNMFRVIVSKMMDFEQPGIFNQAIMDLGSILCTPRSPKCLLCPVKNSCFSIKNRTVYKLPVKKIKKFIKHRFFYYLFVCDQNKNICLNKRSTKKDIWRGLYDFPLIESEKNLSIYEIADKIWEKFRVIFFNTLIYQIEHKLTHQILSIRFLNCEILQNFDKNTFFDNFFFIPYNKINEYPFPRPIVLFLKHEKMI from the coding sequence ATGGATTTTAACAAAAAAATAATAAATTGGTACAAAAAAAATTATCGAAAATTTCCTTGGAGAGAAACTAAAAATCCATATTATATATTGGTTTCAGAGTTTATGTTACAGCAAACAAGAACATCACAAACCATAAAGTATTATTTAAATTTTATAAAAGAATTTTCAAGTTTAGAAAAACTAGCTAAAGCAGAAGAAAAAGATGTGTTGAAAAAGTGGGAAGGTCTGGGGTATTATTCTAGAGCAAAATATTTACATTCTTTTGCTATAAAATTAAAAAATGAAAAAATTTTTTTCCCTAAAAAATATCAAGAATTAATAAAATATAAAGGAATAGGTCCATATACAGCAGCAGCCATTGCATCTATATGTTTTCATGAAGTTATCCCTGCTATTGATGGAAATGCTTGCAGAGTATTTTCCAGATACTTAGGAATTTATAATGATATTACATCTACAACTACAAAAAATATGTTTCGAGTTATCGTTTCAAAAATGATGGATTTTGAACAACCAGGAATTTTTAATCAAGCAATTATGGATTTAGGTTCTATTTTATGTACTCCAAGAAGTCCTAAATGTTTATTATGTCCAGTTAAAAATTCTTGTTTTTCCATTAAAAATAGAACTGTATATAAATTACCTGTAAAAAAAATAAAAAAGTTTATAAAACATAGATTTTTTTATTATCTTTTCGTATGTGATCAAAATAAAAATATTTGTTTAAACAAAAGATCTACTAAAAAAGATATATGGAGGGGTCTTTATGATTTTCCTTTAATAGAATCGGAAAAAAATCTTTCAATTTATGAAATAGCTGATAAAATTTGGGAAAAATTTAGAGTGATTTTTTTTAACACTTTGATTTATCAAATAGAACATAAACTTACTCATCAAATTTTATCAATTAGATTTTTAAATTGTGAAATTTTACAAAATTTTGATAAAAATACATTTTTTGATAATTTTTTTTTTATACCATATAATAAAATAAACGAATACCCTTTTCCTCGTCCTATTGTCTTATTTTTAAAACATGAAAAAATGATTTAG
- a CDS encoding HU family DNA-binding protein codes for MTKADIITEIISETGSEKIDTQKVIEIFMKKIKQSLTSGENVYLRGFGSFIIKYRAKKLGRHISKNMSIVIPAHNIPAFKPAKSFTELVKKNVPIKK; via the coding sequence ATGACAAAAGCAGATATAATAACAGAAATCATATCAGAAACTGGATCTGAAAAAATTGATACACAAAAGGTTATAGAAATATTTATGAAAAAAATAAAACAAAGTTTAACGTCTGGAGAAAATGTTTATTTAAGAGGATTCGGATCATTTATTATTAAATATAGAGCGAAAAAACTTGGACGTCATATATCCAAAAATATGTCTATTGTAATTCCTGCGCATAATATACCAGCATTTAAACCTGCAAAATCTTTTACAGAATTAGTGAAAAAAAATGTTCCTATAAAGAAATAG